In Onychostoma macrolepis isolate SWU-2019 chromosome 06, ASM1243209v1, whole genome shotgun sequence, one DNA window encodes the following:
- the senp2 gene encoding sentrin-specific protease 2, with the protein MYEWIVDGLSSLFVPFSGEKSAAWPSEHGNGVARAAGTDTQRLENSRPAKRNYQSVYSADCVNEYPEVKRARHDVIVRVVKKTFAGIAGLFRSRHHRKAEHEKQKAFTEVGRVAFMGIDDIHSNSLSSWIESDGMDKQIEIGLKNKERTAANVHHNPQALWKPDGAMLYKGSQDKGREMRRSLKLVPSCTTHGLSAKPAEMEHPSRTHKPCLTVEEALRESDREHYRKLVEMASEKYSKSKPLPFGRMKPPITTFSLDGHKANGHTSISRTTDMSRPAPVRAIPNMSVWRDPLMQAKDRTIDVNRSTPTSDIMEGVLDNQTARKIPVDVDLSAEVEARLNLKEKETAAGPSLPSRSELITDTVRRSEEEFPRLTKEMQQEVSAALAQTDPNLVLCSAFKLRITQRDLATLQEGSWLNDEVINFYMNLVMSRSEQEVGGRKVYSFSTFLFPKLHSGGHAAVRRWTKAVDLFLYDIILVPLHLGVHWSLAVVDFKSKSVRSYDSMGQRHDDICNMILLYLKEEFKVKKSKDLDTSKWTLSSLRPSEIPQQKNGSDCGVFVCKYAEYISRGHNLTFRQNHMPYFRKAMIWEILNQKLLQ; encoded by the exons ATGTATGAATGGATAGTTGACGGATTATCGTCGCTCTTCGTGCCTTTTTCTGGTGAGAAATCCGCAGCCTGGCCTAGTGAGCACGGTAACGGTGTAGCACGAGCCGCGGGCACAGACACGCAGCGGCTGGAGAACAGTAGGCCCGCCAAACGCAACTATCAAAG TGTGTACTCAGCTGATTGTGTGAATGAATATCCAGAGGTCAAAAGAGCAAGACATG ATGTGATCGTCAGGGTTGTCAAGAAGACTTTTGCAGGGATTGCAGGGCTGTTCCGATCAAGACACCACAGAAAGGCAGAACATGAAAAGCAGAAAGCCTTTACAGAG GTTGGCAGGGTTGCCTTTATGGGTATTGATGACATACACAGCAACAGCCTGAGTTCATGGATTGAGAGTGACGGGATGG ataaacagatagaAATtggacttaaaaataaagaaagaacaGCAGCCAATGTCCACCACAACCCACAGGCTTTATGGAAACCTGA TGGAGCAATGCTGTACAAGGGAAGCCAGGACAAAGGCAGGGAGATGCGCAGATCCTTAAAGCTTGTGCCGTCTTGCACTACCCACGGGCTGAGCGCAAAACCGGCTGAGATGGAGCATCCGAGCCGCACACACAAACCTTGCCTGACTGTGGAGGAG GCACTGAGAGAGAGCGATAGAGAGCATTACAGGAAGCTGGTAGAGATGGCTTCAGAGAAATACTCAAAGAGCAAACCATTGCCATTTGGACGGATGAAACCTCCAAT CACAACTTTCTCCCTTGATGGACACAAGGCAAATGGACACACCTCCATCAGTCGCACTACTGACATGAGCAGACCTGCTCCAGTCAGAG CCATACCTAATATGTCTGTGTGGCGGGATCCACTGATGCAGGCTAAAGACAG AACAATAGATGTTAATCGAAGCACTCCAACAAGTGACATCATGGAAGGAGTCTTGGATAATCAAACTGCAAGAAAAATA CCTGTAGATGTGGATCTGTCAGCTGAGGTCGAAGCCAGGTTGAATCTTAAGGAGAAAGAAACAGCTGCAGGACCCTCGCTACCTTCCAGATCTGAACTGATTACAGATACAGTGAGGCGCAGTGAGGAGGAGTTTCCCAGACTGACCAAG GAGATGCAGCAGGAAGTGAGTGCTGCTCTTGCTCAAACTGATCCAAACCTGGTTCTGTGCAGTGCGTTCAAACTGCGTATCACACAGAGGGATCTGGCAACCCTGCAAGAGGGCAGCTGGCTCAACGATGAG GTGATCAACTTCTACATGAATCTCGTGATGTCCCGCAGTGAGCAGGAAGTAGGGGGCAGGAAGGTCTACTCTTTCAGTACCTTCCTCTTTCCCAAGTTGCATAGTGGTGGACATGCTGCAGTACGACGGTGGACTAAGGCTGTAGACCTCTTCCTGTATGACATCATTCTGGTCCCCCTTCACCTGGGTGTTCACTGGTCCCTTGCT GTTGTTGACTTCAAATCAAAGTCTGTACGATCATATGATTCCATGGGTCAAAGGCATGATGACATCTGCAACATGATTTT GCTTTATCTGAAAGAGGAGTTCAAGGTGAAGAAGAGCAAAGATTTGGACACGTCAAAGTGGACCTTGAGCAGTCTACGACCTTCT GAGATCCCTCAGCAGAAGAATGGTAGTGATTGTGGTGTGTTCGTATGCAAATATGCTGAATATATCTCCCGAGGGCACAACCTCACATTCAGACAG AATCATATGCCGTATTTCAGGAAAGCTATGATCTGGGAGATCCTCAACCAAAAGCTGCTACAGTAG
- the pjvk gene encoding pejvakin, whose translation MFAAATKNFVKQVGNTGRLVPVPSLSEADRYQPLSLVTRKRRRHFWKKTKYATTPFSLKDILVGEKEITAGVSSYQLLNYEDKSDVALNGRLGNHLIHEVGVNVSGSDSVAVKASFGIVTKHEVEVPTLLRELNARKVDLDHCLIRQSKESGRTVLCVVMESIRTTRQCSLTVHAGVRGTTMRFQIDDGRNPKGRDKAIVIPAHTTIAFSVLELYVRLDGRLDICVAPESVGGFEREQIREQLGGFIGRFSVGRLRRFLSGIIYGNPFRADDRAFEELTHSDMYMDDVVTDYYEKAASMTDLSTAYSRDEKHIRVNLLNHNIPKGPCALCGMGHQRRETVYGCLECSSGGNKYVRLHAVPCFDLWHKTMR comes from the exons ATGTTTGCGGCAGCAACTAAAAACTTTGTGAAGCAGGTGGGGAACACTGGACGCCTAGTCCCTGTGCCCAGTCTAAGTGAAGCGGACCGATATCAACCCCTCAGTCTGGTGACAAGGAAAAGGAGACGACATTTCTGGAAGAAGACCAAATATGCCACAACCCCTTTCTCGCTGAAAGACATACTCGTGGGAGAAAAAGAGATCACAGCAG GGGTCTCCTCATATCAGCTCCTGAACTATGAGGACAAGTCTGATGTTGCCCTAAATGGGCGTTTGGGCAACCATCTGATCCACGAGGTGGGAGTAAACGTGAGTGGTTCAGATTCTGTGGCAGTAAAGGCCTCATTTGGAATTGTGACCAAGCATGAGGTGGAGGTTCCAACATTACTGAGAGAACTCAAtgcaag GAAAGTTGACCTGGATCACTGTTTGATCCGTCAGTCCAAAGAGAGTGGGCGGACTGTCCTTTGTGTTGTCATGGAGAGTATCCGCACCACGAGACAGTGTTCCCTCACTGTCCACGCTGGAGTGCGAGGAACTACCATGAGG TTCCAGATAGATGATGGTCGAAACCCTAAAGGTCGAGATAAAGCCATTGTTATTCCAGCCCACACGACCATAGCATTCAGTGTTCTAGAGCTTTATGTGCGTCTTGATGGACGTCTAG ACATATGTGTGGCTCCAGAGTCAGTAGGAGGATTTGAGAGGGAACAGATCCGTGAGCAGCTTGGGGGATTCATTGGCCGCTTTTCCGTTGGAAGACTTAGGAGATTCCTGTCAGGAATCATCTATGGAAATCCTTTCAGAGCAG ATGACAGGGCGTTTGAAGAGCTCACTCACTCTGATATGTACATGGATGATGTTGTGACGGACTACTATGAGAAGGCTGCCAGCATGACTGACCTGTCCACAGCCTACTCGCGGGATGAAAAGCACATACGTGTAAATCTGCTCAACCATAACATACCTAAAGGACCGTGTGCTTTGTGTGGAATGGGCCACCAGAGGCGTGAGACTGTCTACGGCTGCCTGGAATGTTCTTCAGGGGGAAATAAATATGTCCGTCTCCACGCTGTACCATGTTTTGACCTCTGGCATAAAACTATGAGGTGA